The genomic DNA GCTGAACGATTCGCCCCGCCACCAGGAATGGGTGAACATCCCATCCAACGGCAGGATTTTGAAGGCGTTTCTGGTTTACCCGGAGGTGAATCGCCCGGTGGCCGCCGTCATCATCATTCATGAGAACCGGGGGTTGACCGATTGGGTTCGGACCGTGGCCGACCGGCTGGCGGAAGCAGGCTACCTGGCAATCGCCCCCGACCTGCTTTCCGGAAAAGGGCCGAACGG from Opitutaceae bacterium includes the following:
- a CDS encoding dienelactone hydrolase family protein, which encodes MKNSILPVFLLAAVLTLPAAHGSLDRLNDSPRHQEWVNIPSNGRILKAFLVYPEVNRPVAAVIIIHENRGLTDWVRTVADRLAEAGYLAIAPDLLSGKGPNG